In Paracoccus aerodenitrificans, the following are encoded in one genomic region:
- a CDS encoding MBL fold metallo-hydrolase → MLQTILAPNPSPLTGPGTNTFLLGEKNIAVIDPGPDIASHREAILAAAGGHISHILVTHAHLDHSEGAAALAAATGAPVCAFSNADAGRSAHMQKLAAATGGGEGRDLVFAPDELLRDGDSVSTPDWSLTAIHTPGHMGNHLAFLWEDQLFCGDVILGWSSTLISPPDGDLLDYFRSLDRIEALRPARLLPAHGAPVETPDARIHELREHRRNRTAQIMTALADGPSDAASLAERLYDISPRMLPAAARNVLAHLIALTELGAVIPDTDIAADAQFRLR, encoded by the coding sequence ATGCTGCAAACCATCCTTGCCCCCAACCCTTCTCCGCTAACCGGGCCGGGAACGAATACCTTCCTTCTGGGCGAGAAAAACATCGCCGTGATCGATCCCGGCCCGGATATCGCATCCCATCGCGAGGCGATCCTGGCGGCAGCGGGTGGGCATATCAGCCATATCCTCGTCACCCACGCGCATCTGGATCATTCAGAGGGCGCCGCCGCCCTCGCCGCCGCAACCGGCGCCCCGGTCTGCGCATTCAGCAACGCCGATGCAGGACGCAGCGCCCATATGCAAAAGCTTGCCGCAGCAACCGGCGGTGGCGAGGGCCGGGATCTCGTCTTCGCGCCAGATGAACTCCTGAGAGACGGCGATTCCGTCTCAACCCCGGACTGGTCGCTTACCGCCATTCATACTCCGGGCCATATGGGCAATCATCTGGCCTTTCTGTGGGAGGATCAGCTGTTTTGCGGAGACGTGATCCTCGGCTGGTCCTCAACCCTGATCTCACCGCCCGATGGCGATCTGCTGGATTATTTCCGCAGCCTCGACCGAATCGAGGCCCTCCGCCCGGCGAGACTGCTTCCCGCTCACGGCGCTCCGGTCGAGACCCCCGATGCCCGCATCCACGAATTGCGCGAGCACCGGCGCAACCGCACCGCCCAGATCATGACCGCCCTCGCCGACGGCCCATCCGATGCGGCGTCCCTGGCAGAGCGTCTCTACGATATCTCCCCACGCATGCTGCCCGCAGCGGCCCGCAATGTTCTCGCCCATCTGATCGCCCTGACCGAACTTGGCGCAGTCATTCCGGACACCGACATAGCCGCCGACGCACAATTTCGCCTTAGGTGA
- a CDS encoding ISL3 family transposase: MINSLSLPGYQLVDSDEQNEDIHFRLEAPTPVACEGCGVQGEFVRFGKRDVPYRDLPIHGKRVTLWVVRRRYTCRACKTTFRPQLPEMVDGFRMTLRLHEYVEKESFNHPYTFVAAQTGLDEKTVRDIFNARAEFLGRWHRFETPRILGIDELYLNKRYRCILTNIEERTLLDLLATRRQDVVTNYLMKLKDRQKVEIVSMDMWNPYRAAVKAVLPQARIVVDKFHVVRMANDALERVRKGLRKELKPSQSRTLKGDRKILLKRAHEVSDRERLIMETWTGAFPQLLAAYEHKERFYGIWDATTRLQAEAALDEWIATIPKGQKEVWSDLVRAVGNWREETMTYFETDMPVTNAYTESINRLAKDKNREGRGYSFEVMRARMLYTTKHKKKAPTAKVSPFYKKTIGYGLPDFAEELNYGVDLSTI; the protein is encoded by the coding sequence ATGATTAATTCGTTAAGCCTTCCTGGGTACCAGTTGGTGGATTCTGATGAGCAGAATGAAGACATACATTTTCGGCTTGAAGCACCTACACCAGTAGCCTGCGAGGGGTGCGGCGTGCAGGGTGAGTTCGTGCGGTTCGGCAAGCGTGACGTTCCCTATCGTGATCTGCCCATCCACGGCAAGCGGGTCACTCTCTGGGTGGTCCGCCGCCGATACACCTGCCGGGCCTGCAAGACAACATTCAGGCCCCAGCTACCGGAGATGGTGGACGGATTCCGTATGACACTGCGGCTGCATGAGTACGTGGAGAAGGAATCCTTCAACCACCCCTACACCTTTGTGGCGGCACAGACCGGCCTGGACGAGAAGACGGTGCGCGACATCTTCAACGCCCGCGCCGAGTTCCTGGGGCGCTGGCACCGCTTCGAGACGCCCCGCATCCTGGGCATTGACGAGCTATACCTGAACAAGCGCTACCGCTGCATTCTGACCAACATTGAGGAGCGAACCCTGCTCGACCTGCTGGCCACCCGCCGCCAGGACGTGGTGACCAACTACCTGATGAAGCTGAAAGACCGGCAGAAGGTCGAGATCGTCAGCATGGACATGTGGAACCCCTACCGGGCAGCGGTCAAGGCTGTGCTGCCCCAGGCCCGTATCGTGGTCGATAAGTTCCATGTGGTGCGCATGGCCAACGATGCCCTAGAGAGAGTGCGCAAGGGCCTCAGAAAGGAGCTGAAACCGTCCCAGAGCCGGACTCTCAAGGGAGACCGGAAAATCCTGCTGAAACGCGCTCACGAAGTCTCAGACCGGGAGCGCCTCATCATGGAGACCTGGACAGGCGCGTTCCCGCAACTGCTGGCCGCCTACGAGCACAAGGAGCGCTTCTACGGCATCTGGGACGCCACCACACGGCTCCAGGCAGAAGCCGCCCTGGACGAGTGGATAGCCACCATCCCGAAGGGCCAAAAGGAAGTCTGGAGCGATCTGGTCAGGGCAGTGGGAAACTGGCGCGAAGAGACCATGACCTACTTCGAGACGGACATGCCCGTCACCAACGCTTACACGGAGTCCATCAACCGACTGGCCAAGGACAAGAACCGTGAAGGGCGCGGTTACTCCTTCGAGGTGATGCGGGCACGAATGCTCTACACCACGAAGCACAAGAAGAAGGCACCGACTGCGAAGGTCTCTCCTTTCTACAAGAAAACCATCGGTTACGGACTGCCGGACTTCGCAGAGGAACTCAACTACGGAGTCGATCTATCAACCATCTGA
- a CDS encoding permease — translation MSSQLQDALGMFAFLAIELSVVFIGISLLVGVLQRHIPPSKVEALLTSSGKRGYFLAAGLGAITPFCSCSTIPMLKGLIRARAGFGPMMVFLFSSPLLNPIVVGLLVATFGWTLTAIYVLAALVVAVGAGWLLHTLGFERYVRRTATQESSGCSSSASPCSATSTASSCGTNSCDTTPKTASCGADRKTTVSTSSECCDSQPTVTVKKEGKYSGVWREAWSDFIDVLPYLLIGIAIGSVIYGFMPTDLLEQYAGPDNPFAIPVAAVIGVPLYIRAEAVIPLAAALMAQGVGAGTVLALIIGSAGASLTELILLRSLFTLKLLAAFLAVIFAMAMIAGYATYLFF, via the coding sequence ATGTCATCTCAACTCCAAGACGCTCTAGGCATGTTCGCCTTTCTCGCTATCGAGCTATCGGTTGTATTCATTGGCATTAGCTTGCTGGTCGGAGTTCTTCAACGTCACATCCCACCATCCAAGGTGGAAGCGTTACTGACTTCCAGTGGGAAGCGAGGCTATTTTCTTGCTGCTGGTTTAGGAGCTATAACGCCCTTCTGTAGTTGCTCGACTATCCCCATGTTGAAAGGGTTGATTCGGGCACGGGCCGGTTTTGGGCCGATGATGGTGTTTCTTTTCTCATCTCCGTTGCTGAATCCTATCGTCGTCGGCCTGCTGGTTGCCACGTTTGGATGGACACTTACTGCTATCTATGTGCTCGCCGCTTTGGTGGTCGCGGTAGGTGCCGGATGGCTGCTTCACACGCTTGGCTTCGAGCGTTATGTGCGCCGGACGGCGACACAAGAGAGCAGTGGATGTAGTTCATCAGCAAGCCCGTGCAGTGCTACATCGACCGCATCGAGTTGCGGCACCAACAGCTGCGACACCACTCCGAAGACGGCTTCTTGCGGGGCTGATAGGAAGACAACAGTCTCTACGTCTAGCGAATGCTGTGACAGTCAACCCACTGTCACGGTTAAGAAAGAAGGGAAGTACAGTGGTGTGTGGCGGGAAGCTTGGTCGGACTTTATCGATGTGTTGCCTTACCTGCTCATCGGTATTGCGATTGGCAGCGTGATCTATGGTTTCATGCCCACTGACTTATTGGAGCAGTATGCAGGCCCAGATAATCCCTTTGCCATTCCAGTTGCCGCTGTCATCGGCGTGCCGTTGTATATTCGCGCTGAAGCCGTCATACCTCTGGCAGCGGCTCTGATGGCCCAAGGCGTGGGTGCCGGGACGGTGCTAGCGTTGATCATCGGCAGTGCCGGAGCCAGCCTGACTGAGCTCATTCTGTTGCGCTCTTTGTTCACGCTGAAGCTTTTAGCGGCGTTTTTAGCAGTCATTTTTGCTATGGCGATGATTGCCGGTTACGCCACCTACCTGTTTTTCTGA
- the sul2 gene encoding sulfonamide-resistant dihydropteroate synthase Sul2, with the protein MNKSLIIFGIVNITSDSFSDGGRYLAPDAAIAQARKLMAEGADVIDLGPASSNPDAAPVSSDTEIARIAPVLDALKADGIPVSLDSYQPATQAYALSRGVAYLNDIRGFPDAAFYPQLAKSSAKLVVMHSVQDGQADRREAPAGDIMDHIAAFFDARIAALTGAGIKRNRLVLDPGMGFFLGAAPETSLSVLARFDELRLRFDLPVLLSVSRKSFLRALTGRGPGDVGAATLAAELAAAAGGADFIRTHEPRPLRDGLAVLAALKETARIR; encoded by the coding sequence ATGAATAAATCGCTCATCATTTTCGGCATCGTCAACATAACCTCGGACAGTTTCTCCGATGGAGGCCGGTATCTGGCGCCAGACGCAGCCATTGCGCAGGCGCGTAAGCTGATGGCCGAGGGGGCAGATGTGATCGACCTCGGTCCGGCATCCAGCAATCCCGACGCCGCGCCTGTTTCGTCCGACACAGAAATCGCGCGTATCGCGCCGGTGCTGGACGCGCTCAAGGCAGATGGCATTCCCGTCTCGCTCGACAGTTATCAACCCGCGACGCAAGCCTATGCCTTGTCGCGTGGTGTGGCCTATCTCAATGATATTCGCGGTTTTCCAGACGCTGCGTTCTATCCGCAATTGGCGAAATCATCTGCCAAACTCGTCGTTATGCATTCGGTGCAAGACGGGCAGGCAGATCGGCGCGAGGCACCCGCTGGCGACATCATGGATCACATTGCGGCGTTCTTTGACGCGCGCATCGCGGCGCTGACGGGTGCCGGTATCAAACGCAACCGCCTTGTCCTTGATCCCGGCATGGGGTTTTTTCTGGGGGCTGCTCCCGAAACCTCGCTCTCGGTGCTGGCGCGGTTCGATGAATTGCGGCTGCGCTTCGATTTGCCGGTGCTTCTGTCTGTTTCGCGCAAATCCTTTCTGCGCGCGCTCACAGGCCGTGGTCCGGGGGATGTCGGGGCCGCGACACTCGCTGCAGAGCTTGCCGCCGCCGCAGGTGGAGCTGACTTCATCCGCACACACGAGCCGCGCCCCTTGCGCGACGGGCTGGCGGTATTGGCGGCGCTGAAAGAAACCGCAAGAATTCGTTAA
- a CDS encoding ATP-binding protein produces MQIGPEFRWLKRLMPRGLYGRAVLILLLPVFTLVLVVTVMFLQRHFDDVTRQMTRGVAEEINFVARSVDAPGDRAEAERMAGWIAGNLGLDIEIPGDEVENSRVFYDVSGRIVVDELRSRVPEVREVELGDLHQVRVRMEGRNGPYTLTFERERVSASNPHQLLVLLGVTAALMTLIAGMFLRNQLRPIKQLAKAAEDYGKGRVTPYRPGGAAEIRSAGAAFMDMRNRLERLAEQRGLMLTGISHDLRTPLTRLQLSLSMMADVPPDAEEIAAMQRDVEEMNHMINAFLAYARDAAQDGAAETILLRPFMERIVDDAVRAGYAVELEAPDMKPDEKAMFRPDMLRRAIENLIGNAARYGTRVRVAVSTGQRAVCVSVEDDGPGIPEDKVDEALRPFSRLDTARSRNRGEGAGLGLAIAADNARHLGGQLRLGRSADLGGLKAEIAFPR; encoded by the coding sequence ATGCAAATTGGTCCGGAGTTTCGCTGGCTCAAGCGGCTGATGCCTCGCGGTCTGTATGGGCGGGCGGTGCTGATCCTGTTGCTGCCGGTTTTCACGCTGGTGCTGGTGGTGACGGTGATGTTCCTTCAGCGCCATTTCGACGATGTGACCCGGCAGATGACTCGGGGTGTCGCCGAAGAGATCAATTTCGTCGCCCGCAGCGTGGATGCTCCGGGAGATCGCGCCGAAGCGGAAAGGATGGCTGGCTGGATCGCCGGAAATCTGGGGCTGGATATCGAGATACCGGGGGATGAGGTCGAGAACAGCCGGGTCTTTTACGATGTCTCGGGCCGGATCGTCGTCGATGAGCTTCGCAGCCGTGTGCCCGAGGTCAGAGAGGTCGAACTTGGGGACCTTCATCAGGTGCGGGTCCGGATGGAGGGACGGAACGGCCCTTATACGCTGACCTTCGAGCGTGAGCGGGTCAGTGCCTCGAACCCGCATCAGCTTCTGGTTCTGTTGGGGGTTACCGCCGCGCTGATGACGCTGATTGCGGGGATGTTCCTGCGCAACCAGCTTCGGCCGATCAAACAGCTTGCAAAAGCCGCAGAGGATTACGGCAAGGGCAGGGTGACGCCCTATCGCCCCGGGGGCGCTGCCGAAATCCGCAGCGCGGGGGCCGCTTTCATGGATATGCGCAACCGGCTGGAGCGGCTTGCCGAACAGCGCGGCCTGATGCTGACGGGGATCAGCCATGATCTGCGGACGCCGCTGACGCGGTTGCAGTTGTCGCTGTCCATGATGGCGGATGTTCCGCCGGACGCCGAGGAAATCGCCGCCATGCAGCGCGATGTCGAGGAAATGAACCACATGATCAACGCTTTTCTGGCCTATGCCCGGGACGCGGCGCAGGACGGAGCGGCGGAAACCATTCTGCTGCGGCCGTTCATGGAGCGTATCGTCGATGATGCGGTGCGGGCGGGCTATGCGGTCGAGCTTGAAGCGCCGGATATGAAGCCGGATGAAAAAGCGATGTTCCGCCCGGATATGCTGCGTCGGGCCATTGAGAACCTGATCGGGAATGCCGCGCGTTACGGCACCCGGGTCCGGGTGGCTGTCTCGACGGGTCAGCGGGCGGTATGTGTCTCGGTCGAGGATGACGGGCCGGGCATTCCCGAAGACAAGGTCGATGAGGCGCTGCGTCCCTTCAGCAGGCTGGACACGGCGCGGTCGCGGAACCGGGGCGAGGGGGCGGGTCTCGGGCTGGCGATCGCTGCGGATAATGCGCGGCATCTCGGCGGTCAGCTTCGGTTGGGGCGCAGCGCGGATCTGGGCGGGCTGAAAGCCGAGATTGCCTTTCCGCGCTGA
- a CDS encoding IS1380-like element IS1247 family transposase: MDHPEGAGLQRADRVDFDPRVRLEFRGTQLSSDGGLLVMRELDDALGLSDLASAALRDTRSGKNTVHRLDGLFRQSVFGRLAGYEDVNDANRLACDPVMRQVVGGRAVDAQAASASQMGRFETETLALAGNRAALADLNGQWIDRFHDRNGLKYIVLDMDSSVSPTHGDQEGSAWNGHFDCSCYHPNFLFNQFGMLERCALRHGNVHSADGWRDVLDPVIARYAERDLGGRFFRADAAYAIPAIYERLEEARFFYAIRLPANAVLKDKIAHRLTRPVGRPSLTKVKRFFEEFEYQAASWDKERRVIAKIEWHPGELFPRVGFIVTNLPMEPDWVVRFYNQRGTAEQHIKEGKYAFRWTRLSCRKFRDNEVRLQLHALAYNLATFLHCIELPEAMADWSLTSLQLKLIKIGARVVRHARTITFQLAEVAVTGTMVRAILAAIRRLRAPPLCA, translated from the coding sequence ATGGATCACCCAGAGGGTGCGGGCTTGCAACGGGCAGATCGGGTGGATTTCGACCCTCGCGTGCGGCTGGAATTTCGCGGCACGCAGCTCAGTTCCGACGGCGGCCTTCTGGTGATGCGCGAGCTTGATGACGCGCTCGGGTTGTCCGATTTGGCGTCAGCGGCGCTGCGCGATACTCGCTCTGGCAAGAACACGGTCCATCGGCTCGACGGCCTGTTCCGGCAATCAGTCTTTGGGCGGCTGGCCGGATACGAGGATGTCAACGACGCCAACCGTCTCGCCTGCGATCCGGTCATGCGCCAAGTTGTCGGCGGCAGAGCGGTCGATGCACAAGCGGCCTCGGCATCGCAGATGGGACGGTTCGAGACCGAGACGCTGGCTCTGGCCGGGAACCGTGCCGCGCTGGCCGACCTGAACGGGCAATGGATCGACCGGTTCCATGACCGTAACGGGCTGAAGTACATCGTTCTGGACATGGACAGCTCGGTCAGCCCGACCCATGGCGACCAGGAAGGGTCCGCCTGGAATGGCCATTTCGACTGTAGCTGCTATCACCCCAACTTTCTGTTCAACCAGTTCGGGATGCTGGAACGCTGCGCCCTGCGCCATGGCAACGTCCACAGCGCCGATGGCTGGCGTGATGTTCTCGACCCCGTCATTGCGCGCTACGCGGAGCGCGACCTTGGTGGCAGGTTCTTCCGGGCCGATGCTGCCTACGCGATCCCGGCGATCTATGAGCGATTGGAAGAAGCGCGGTTCTTCTACGCCATCCGGCTGCCCGCAAACGCGGTCCTCAAGGACAAGATCGCGCATCGGCTAACGCGCCCTGTCGGGCGGCCGTCACTGACCAAGGTCAAGCGGTTCTTCGAGGAATTCGAGTATCAGGCGGCGTCCTGGGACAAGGAACGCCGGGTGATCGCCAAGATCGAATGGCATCCGGGCGAACTGTTCCCGCGTGTCGGCTTCATCGTCACCAACCTGCCGATGGAGCCGGACTGGGTGGTGCGGTTCTACAACCAGCGCGGCACCGCCGAGCAGCACATCAAAGAGGGCAAATACGCCTTTCGCTGGACGCGGCTGTCGTGCCGGAAGTTCCGCGACAATGAGGTGCGGCTGCAACTGCACGCCCTGGCGTACAACCTGGCCACCTTCTTGCACTGCATCGAGCTGCCCGAGGCCATGGCCGACTGGTCGTTGACCAGCCTGCAACTGAAGCTGATCAAGATCGGGGCACGTGTGGTCCGTCACGCCCGCACCATCACCTTCCAGCTGGCCGAGGTCGCTGTCACCGGCACGATGGTACGCGCCATCCTCGCCGCTATCCGCCGATTGCGAGCGCCACCGCTATGCGCATGA
- a CDS encoding IS1380-like element IS1247 family transposase, which produces MDHPEGAGLQRADRVDFDPRVRLEFRGTQLSSDGGLLVMRELDDALGLSDLASAALRDTRSGKNTVHRLDGLFRQSVFGRLAGYEDVNDANRLACDPVMRQVVGGRAVDAQAASASQMGRFETETLALAGNRAALADLNGQWIDRFHDRNGLKYIVLDMDSSVSPTHGDQEGSAWNGHFDCSCYHPNFLFNQFGMLERCALRHGNVHSADGWRDVLDPVIARYAERDLGGRFFRADAAYAIPAIYERLEEARFFYAIRLPANAVLKDKIAHRLTRPVGRPSLTKVKRFFEEFEYQAASWDKERRVIAKIEWHPGELFPRVGFIVTNLPMEPDWVVRFYNQRGTAEQDIKEGKYAFRWTRLSCRKFRDNEVRLQLHALAYNLATFLHCIELPEAMADWSLTSLQLKLIKIGARVVRHARTITFQLAEVAVTGTMVRAILAAIRRLRAPPLCA; this is translated from the coding sequence ATGGATCACCCAGAGGGTGCGGGCTTGCAACGGGCAGATCGGGTGGATTTCGACCCTCGCGTGCGGCTGGAATTTCGCGGCACGCAGCTCAGTTCCGACGGCGGCCTTCTGGTGATGCGCGAGCTTGATGACGCGCTCGGGTTGTCCGATTTGGCGTCAGCGGCGCTGCGCGATACTCGCTCTGGCAAGAACACGGTCCATCGGCTCGACGGCCTGTTCCGGCAATCAGTCTTTGGGCGGCTGGCCGGATACGAGGATGTCAACGACGCCAACCGTCTCGCCTGCGATCCGGTCATGCGCCAAGTTGTCGGCGGCAGAGCGGTCGATGCACAAGCGGCCTCGGCATCGCAGATGGGACGGTTCGAGACCGAGACGCTGGCTCTGGCCGGGAACCGTGCCGCGCTGGCCGACCTGAACGGGCAATGGATCGACCGGTTCCATGACCGTAACGGGCTGAAGTACATCGTTCTGGACATGGACAGCTCGGTCAGCCCGACCCATGGCGACCAGGAAGGGTCCGCCTGGAATGGCCATTTCGACTGTAGCTGCTATCACCCCAACTTTCTGTTCAACCAGTTCGGGATGCTGGAACGCTGCGCCCTGCGCCATGGCAACGTCCACAGCGCCGATGGCTGGCGTGATGTTCTCGACCCCGTCATTGCGCGCTACGCGGAGCGCGACCTTGGTGGCAGGTTCTTCCGGGCCGATGCTGCCTACGCGATCCCGGCGATCTATGAGCGATTGGAAGAAGCGCGGTTCTTCTACGCCATCCGGCTGCCCGCAAACGCGGTCCTCAAGGACAAGATCGCGCATCGGCTAACGCGCCCTGTCGGGCGGCCGTCACTGACCAAGGTCAAGCGGTTCTTCGAGGAATTCGAGTATCAGGCGGCGTCCTGGGACAAGGAACGCCGGGTGATCGCCAAGATCGAATGGCATCCGGGCGAACTGTTCCCGCGTGTCGGCTTCATCGTCACCAACCTGCCGATGGAGCCGGACTGGGTGGTGCGGTTCTACAACCAGCGCGGCACCGCCGAGCAGGACATCAAAGAGGGCAAATACGCCTTTCGCTGGACGCGGCTGTCGTGCCGGAAGTTCCGCGACAATGAGGTGCGGCTGCAACTGCACGCCCTGGCGTACAACCTGGCCACCTTCTTGCACTGCATCGAGCTGCCCGAGGCCATGGCCGACTGGTCGTTGACCAGCCTGCAACTGAAGCTGATCAAGATCGGGGCACGTGTGGTCCGTCACGCCCGCACCATCACCTTCCAGCTGGCCGAGGTCGCTGTCACCGGCACGATGGTACGCGCCATCCTCGCCGCTATCCGCCGATTGCGAGCGCCACCGCTATGCGCATGA
- a CDS encoding NAD(P)-binding domain-containing protein has protein sequence MSNLAYKVDIIVIGGGQAGLSSAYYLRQFGLKGGREYLVLDKSPHPGGAWQFRWPSLTMRTVNRLHDLPGMGFEEVLERDQTEVRAAEAVPEYFAAYEKRFKLPVYRPVNTRLVCPRGERLRIETDHETFSARGIINATGTWDAPQIPYYPGREIFGGRQLHTHDYQSPDEFTGLRVAIVGAGISALQMLDEISLVAETIWLTRRPPVFHEGRFTAEDGRAAVTRVEDRVRRGLVPGSVVSVTGIPMTDTLRDMQARGVLDRQPIFSEIIETGFRWPDGREEAVDVIIWATGFRSALDHLTPLQLREANGGIVMTGRLATQVRRDPRVHLVGYGPSASTIGANRAGRSAVQELTAYLGIGPRG, from the coding sequence ATGAGTAATCTTGCTTATAAGGTTGATATCATCGTCATTGGCGGCGGTCAGGCGGGGCTTTCATCTGCTTATTACCTGCGTCAGTTCGGGCTGAAAGGCGGCAGGGAGTATCTTGTGCTGGACAAATCTCCGCATCCGGGCGGGGCTTGGCAGTTTCGGTGGCCTTCACTGACCATGAGAACGGTCAACCGGCTGCACGACTTACCCGGTATGGGCTTTGAAGAAGTGCTCGAGCGCGATCAGACCGAAGTACGGGCAGCAGAAGCTGTGCCGGAATATTTCGCGGCTTATGAAAAACGTTTCAAGTTGCCAGTTTACCGGCCCGTCAACACGCGTCTCGTCTGCCCGCGCGGAGAGCGACTGCGTATCGAGACCGATCATGAGACCTTCTCGGCGCGGGGTATAATCAATGCGACCGGGACATGGGATGCCCCGCAGATCCCCTATTATCCTGGACGGGAAATCTTCGGGGGACGCCAGCTTCATACGCATGATTACCAATCCCCTGACGAATTCACCGGATTGCGTGTTGCGATCGTTGGCGCCGGGATTTCGGCGCTGCAAATGCTGGATGAAATCTCACTGGTGGCCGAAACGATCTGGTTGACGCGCCGCCCGCCGGTCTTTCATGAGGGGCGCTTCACTGCCGAAGATGGACGCGCCGCCGTAACGCGCGTCGAGGACAGGGTGCGGCGCGGGCTGGTTCCGGGCTCTGTCGTATCGGTAACCGGTATTCCGATGACGGACACGCTTCGGGACATGCAGGCGCGAGGCGTGCTAGATCGCCAGCCGATCTTCTCCGAGATCATCGAGACGGGGTTCCGCTGGCCAGACGGGCGCGAGGAGGCTGTGGATGTGATTATCTGGGCGACCGGGTTTCGCAGCGCTCTGGATCACCTTACGCCCCTGCAGCTGCGAGAAGCGAATGGAGGGATTGTCATGACCGGACGTCTGGCGACTCAGGTTCGGCGTGACCCGCGTGTGCATCTTGTCGGTTACGGACCGTCCGCATCGACGATTGGAGCCAACCGGGCGGGGCGCTCGGCGGTGCAGGAGCTGACGGCATATCTGGGGATCGGCCCGAGGGGTTAG
- the rpsL gene encoding 30S ribosomal protein S12: MPTIQQLIRKPRQPKVQRSKSQHLQGCPQKRGVCTRVYTTTPKKPNSAMRKVAKVRLTNGFEVISYIPGEKHNLQEHSVVLIRGGRVKDLPGVRYHILRGVLDTQGVKDRRQRRSKYGAKRPK; encoded by the coding sequence ATGCCGACGATTCAACAGCTGATCCGCAAACCGCGGCAGCCCAAAGTGCAGCGCTCGAAGTCGCAGCACCTTCAAGGATGCCCGCAGAAGCGCGGTGTCTGCACGCGCGTCTATACCACGACGCCGAAGAAACCGAACTCTGCTATGCGGAAGGTCGCCAAGGTGCGCCTGACGAATGGCTTCGAGGTTATTTCCTATATTCCGGGCGAAAAGCACAACCTGCAGGAGCACTCTGTTGTTCTGATCCGTGGCGGTCGTGTGAAAGACCTTCCGGGTGTCCGTTACCACATCCTGCGCGGTGTGCTGGATACCCAGGGCGTCAAAGACCGTCGCCAGCGTCGCTCGAAATACGGCGCGAAGCGTCCGAAATAA
- a CDS encoding ArsR/SmtB family transcription factor gives MDHEKVAASLAELGNSHRLSVFRFLVKAGPDGASVGDIQKGLGIPASTLSHHLARMAKVGLIRQEKHSRTIVCIPEYGHLENLIGFLQEECCAGVRIAHEPEPL, from the coding sequence ATGGATCACGAAAAGGTTGCAGCCAGCTTAGCTGAGCTAGGGAATAGTCACCGACTGTCCGTGTTCCGCTTTCTGGTCAAAGCTGGCCCTGATGGGGCTTCGGTCGGAGATATCCAGAAGGGGCTGGGTATTCCTGCTTCGACGCTATCACATCACCTTGCGCGCATGGCCAAGGTAGGGCTGATCCGGCAGGAGAAACATAGCCGCACGATTGTCTGTATACCCGAGTATGGGCACCTAGAGAATTTGATCGGTTTCTTACAAGAGGAATGTTGTGCAGGTGTCCGGATTGCGCATGAACCAGAACCGCTTTGA
- a CDS encoding APH(3'') family aminoglycoside O-phosphotransferase — protein MCRRFWDFRDEGVYLNLEYGLLEDSRAWVPIRSGESGDFLYRRHDDLAYAKIASRVRIADLAGERDRLAWLHGRGVACPEIIAWRETEEGACLMMTAIPGVPAADLSGVDLLKAWPSMAQQLGIMHNLPVAQCPFERSLSRMFACAVDVVSRNAVNPDFLPDEDKTKPQQELLARVEQELTVRLDQESADMVVCHGDPCMPNFIVDPQSLRCSGVIDLGRLGTADRYADLALMVANAGESWAAPHEAERAFAILLDILGINAPDRERLAFYLRLDPLTWG, from the coding sequence ATGTGCCGCAGATTTTGGGATTTTCGCGACGAAGGTGTGTATTTAAATTTGGAATACGGATTGCTTGAAGATTCTCGTGCATGGGTTCCCATCAGGAGCGGGGAATCCGGTGATTTCCTCTATCGCCGTCACGATGATCTGGCCTACGCAAAGATAGCCTCGCGCGTGCGGATTGCAGACCTTGCGGGCGAGCGCGACCGCCTCGCTTGGCTGCACGGCAGAGGCGTAGCCTGCCCCGAAATAATCGCCTGGCGAGAGACGGAGGAAGGGGCTTGTTTGATGATGACGGCAATTCCCGGAGTGCCGGCGGCCGATCTATCGGGAGTCGACCTGCTCAAAGCGTGGCCTTCAATGGCGCAGCAGCTTGGCATCATGCACAACCTGCCGGTCGCTCAATGTCCATTCGAACGCAGTTTGTCGCGAATGTTCGCGTGCGCCGTGGATGTGGTATCCCGGAACGCCGTCAATCCCGACTTCCTGCCCGATGAGGACAAAACCAAACCACAGCAGGAGCTCTTGGCGCGTGTAGAACAAGAGTTGACGGTTCGGCTCGACCAAGAGAGCGCCGATATGGTCGTCTGTCATGGCGACCCCTGTATGCCCAATTTCATAGTGGACCCTCAAAGCCTGCGATGTTCGGGAGTGATCGACTTGGGGCGGCTCGGAACGGCAGACCGCTACGCCGATCTGGCGCTTATGGTCGCCAACGCCGGGGAGAGTTGGGCAGCGCCGCATGAAGCGGAGCGCGCTTTCGCCATCCTGCTCGACATACTGGGGATCAACGCGCCAGATCGCGAACGCCTTGCTTTCTATCTGCGCCTTGACCCGCTGACTTGGGGCTAG